tttTCTGATAAGTGGCTCTCTTGTTCACTTGTGGCCGAAGAAGGAGTATTTTTGGTAGGTAAGAATGTATACAAGGATAATATAAGCTTTGGTTGGGCCAGTATGTTCAAtaacatcatatatatatactttatgACCATATGATATAAACCCAGATGCATCAATAAATATCAGGAGAGAATGTGAATAAATATGTAGGAAAATGGAAagtggaaaaaaagaaaaagtgggtTTGAAGCAGAAAGGAGAGATTTGAAAAGGGTCGCTCTCAAAGAGTGGTCGTCAGTCTTAGAATTGTAGCCAGCTACTCTGTTATCGTCAGCTTGTAATGCTGGGACAggatatgtatatataagcTTATGACAGACAGCTAtataagttttgtttttgtatatTCAAACCCagcatcttctttcttttcctcagttatatatttaatgaagCATAAAATTAAGGTGAATAAATCTGTATAAGCagcaacaaaatgaaaaatgtataGCATTGAGTTTAGAGACGTACCATATTGTTGATGCCCCACTGATGTTGACAGAAAGATTTGAACATTTCAGGTCACGGGGGCGGTTTCAAGGCTTGGAGATGgatacatatatgtatgtatatgtatatatatgtgcgCGCACTGGAAGTCGGTTGTCCCATCTTCTTCACATGTTAAGGAAGTAGGCATATAAATCCAGCAAAAGGACCACAGATAATGGCACTACAAGCAAGCAAGCAAACACTGCGAGGGCCATACCCACAAGACATTTCATAAAACAGCCTTTCAACTGTTGTGTCTCGTTATTGGTTTTTGGATAGTCCCTGAATGGCACACAATTTTCCCCCTCCCCCATGCAACTCActttcccccttttttcttcttcaaccccATAAACAAGGAGCCCtatttcctcttcctctcttcaattCCGACCTCGAGGCGTCCAAAACTCCACCTCTTGCATTAATCTTCAGAAAAATTCTTCTCCATTTGCTCCAAAGTCAGCTCTGGTAGACAACAAGAGTTTCAGGTCATTAAATCTCGAACCTTGACCCAGAATCATGGAACCATAGATGATATGTCAATAGTAAATATAAGCCAGGTAGAATGTAACAGtcaaagcccaccgctagcaaatattgtcctctttagactttccctttggagctttccctcaaggtttttaaaacgtgtttgctagggagaggcttccacacccttataaagaatgttttgttctcctctccaaccgatgtgggatctcgcgTAGAATCGCTTAAGTTTCAATTGTGATGCTTCTAAAGACAAGGATTGACTCACTAAATGCATTATCTAAGACGATACTGTTTTTGAACAGTAGTTTTGTTTTACTGATATGCCTGGGGGGTCTGGGTGACATAGACCAGTCTTATGACACCTACAAAGCCTAGTGAGGTTATTggaggggaagaagaagcataGTAACGAGTTATGAGAGATCATGccaaaatgttttatttcagTTATCACTTCACTGCAGCTGAAACCAATAATTCAAGAACAATCAAATTCCTCTTAtggtaaaaaggaaaatgtaacaataataacaataagTTAAAACAGTATTACTCATTTCAGCTAATTCACGGGAGAAACAGTAAATAGTTTCTTGGCATGATAAATAGAATTCAGGAAATAAAACAACTAGGCCATGTTTCcaagggaaaataaaagacaaatttAGAGAgttaaaacaaaagtaaatcagaaggagagagaaaagagaaatgcCTTCATTTCCACTGCTGATGATTTTGAGAAATATCTTACCAAACTTATTCATGTAACGTAACGATAAATTTTACTGCTTCGAGTATGACAAAGTTCAGTAGACCCCAGTAAAATCATAAGCAGAAAGGCTTTATGATTCCAAATTAGCACATCATAACGATGCATTATTATGAAAGAGGTCAAACTTCTGATAACCTTCACCCAACATAGCAATCATATTgtcaaaaagtaaaagatttTCATAGAACCGAGCATTGATCCGTGGCGCTTTTTATCATTTCCATAACCCGAATCGTTATTCTTCCTTATCTAATGAAGTACAGCATCATACATATTTCAGAACCTGCAAGAGTTGAATGATGCAGAGAATCATATCTGTAAGTCCTAATCATTTAGCCACCAAATTTAGTTCTTAAGCACCCTTTTGCCTTCACTGTTTAATTTGATCTCTTTGGCTGAagcttttttttccccctatGAATTTGGTCGAGTGGACGGGGGATACCATCTGTATCCGTATAACTTATCTGAGGTCCACATCTTACAGCCATAACTCAAATCTAGTACATCCTCCAAAGAATTGGCCTTCAACCTAAACTCTTCTAGCTTAGCataaatttatctttttctgGATGCTGTTGGCCACCTGCATAAAACTTagcttataagagtgtggaataaaagaaacattgtttataagggtgtggaaacctctccctagcagatgtcttttaaaaactttgagggaaagtctaaagaggacaatttctgttagcggtgggcttgggctgttacactaaGTCATCTTTGAAACTCCCCAACTAGATGTAGGTGTTGGATAAAAGAACATAGGTAGCTGAGTTTTTTGCTCTAGAATAAAGCATCTCCTGAGAAGCAAGTTCTCCCAATTCAGCATTACCATGAACCCTACATGTTCCCAACAAGGTCTGCCAAACCATTTCATTGGGCTCTATGGGCATCGTGCTTACAAACTCCATTGCATAGTTTAGATGTCCCACGCGACTTAAGAGATCAACAACACAGGAATAATGCTCCATCTCTGGTACCACCATAAGTTTCCTTCATTAGCGTGAAGTACTGTAGGCCTTCCTCTACCAGACTTCCATGGCTACATACAAATAGAACACACAAAAAAGTAACAGCATTGGGCTCCATACCTAACTGCTCCATCCTTCTAAAGAATCAAAGAGTGCCTTCCACAATATCGTGTTGAGCACGACCTAATATTATAGCAGTCCACGAAACTGTATCGGCGTTAGAGATTCTATCGAAAACCTTCTTTCGCCTCGGCCAGACTGCCGCATTTGGCATACATGTCAATCAGAGCACTTTCTATGCATTTTGTTCATATCCAAGCCAACCTTGCAGGGGATACCATGGACTTCTTGTGGACGTACTCGAGTAAGCAAAGGCTGGCACATGAAACAAGCATGCTAGAAAATGAGAATTGATTGGGTGTAAAGCCTTCTCTTCTCATATTTGAGAAGATTTCTATTGCTTTGTCCCATTCAGAACACTGAGAATAAGCAGTCACCAGGGTGGTCCAAGGTACTAAATCTCTTTCTTCCACCCTGAAAAAAAACCTTCCTTACATCATCCAGCGATCCACGTTTAGCATACGCATTAGCCACTGCATTTCAGGTACTTATATGATTCACTTCCAATCCTGATTTTATAGCCTGGGCATGAACCTTCTTTCCCGACTCAGCTATGGCATTAAATACACTACAATAAGTGTAATGGTCCGAGTGTATGTCATTTTGACACATTTTGGCAAATAATTCCAAGGTTTTTTCATTACACTCACTCTCTATAAATACCCAAAATCATTGCATTCCGCGGGACGTTAACCCGACAATTTGTAAAATGAGGGTCAAAGATGGATCTGCCTCTTGCAAAGATCTACATTTAGAATGCATATCAACAAGAGTATTGGAGTCCACACCTAACTCTGAAGCAAAATGGCTAACTTCTTTTGCCTTGCTCACGGCTCCTAACATACCCATAGCTTTTGCAATGCCAATAAACGATTGTGCATCGGGTGTTACTCCTTCTCCCTTCATTCTGAGAAAATGATCATATGCCTCTGAGTAAAGACCATTTAATGTGAACCCCGAGATCATGGCATTCCACGAGACTACATTAACTTCAGTCATGGTGTTAAACACCTTGAATGAATCCTGAATCTCTTGTAACCTTGCATACATATTAAGAAGAGCAGTATACacaaaagaaagagatgcaAAGCCTCTAATAATAATCTGGGATGAACCATTTTGCCCAATATAATGGTCTCCAAACCAAGATACAAGAATATGCAGACTGATCTGGAAAAACTCCCTGACTCTGCATTTCACAGAATTACTCAAAACCAATCGAGGAAAAAATCATTGTTAGCCAATCCAAGAAAAGATGTCTCTCTGGGACATTTGATCAAACAGGTGGCATGCAGCACCAATATCGGAGCATTTCGAGCGAGAGTGAGCAACATGATTAAGCAAAACCAGAGAATCGTGGTTTTAAAATTTCGATTTTAACAAAAACGCATGAACAGTCTTGCCTTGTTTCAGAAATCTTACGTCCACACAATCACGCAGGAGGCGTTGGTGTTAACGCTAAATTCCTAATCTGTCAAAAATTTGTAGCCATTACGAAAATAAATCCGAATTctgggagaagaagaagaagacattgCTTGGGGAATGAGAGATTAGCCTGGACATTGGCGCGTTCGAGAAGGAAAGAGCAGGTTCAGCAACGGCAAAGTTGGATAAACTCATAATGGTTTATCGTGGAGCCTTAGCTCTGCAAGTAGCGCCGTTGCCGCCATTGCTTCCTGTTCCGCCTTGGAATTTGTGGCTCTTTACTTCTTACTAGGAGATACCCTCATCCGTTTGGTTGTTGTTGCTAAGGtcaaatgcattttttttaattgttagattttttaaaatattattttaaaagaatatttagaatattagagaaactataaaaattaataaagatttAATGGTGTACAGAAAAATCGATCTTTAAAACGACGCCATTTCATTACGAGGTCATTCCACCACTTACTAACCGACATGTCGGTTTGAAGCTATTGGAAAAGAATCGGATAGGCCGACTAATCGTAAACCTAGAGGCGCGCTAGTTTCGGCATTTTAATCAGCACGGCGCTGCCAAAGCTGAGCCAGGTCGACGAAACAAAGCTTACTCTCGAAGAAAAATCTTTACCCAACGGTTGACCGTACTAGTTTCGCCATTATTTATCTTCCTGTTCATATTCTCTGTGAAATTTCTCAAGCTCAAAGCAAACTCTTGGATGCTGTTCAAAGATGGCCGATCAACTTGCTAAGGGTGAGGAATTCGAGAAGAAAGCGGTGAAGAAGCTTAATGGCTGGGGATTGTTCGGTTCCAAGTATGAAGATGCCGCTGATCTCTTCGATAAGGCTGCTAATTCTTACAAGCTTGCTAAATCATGTAATTCACCCAATCGGTCTCTGCTAGTACTTGCTTTTTTGGTCCCTTAGATCTTTGTACAATGCGATTGATTCAATTTTTCATGCCTCAATGCATTAACATGGTCAGAACTTTATTGTCTGTTGCTTGAGTTAAAAGGAATTTATTGTCGATTGAATAGAGAGCTGTCTGCTGGTTATCTTGATTGGAATTCGACCTACGCAATTATTTTTGCTGAATTTAGAATCTGCTTTGATGATCTTGATAGCATGGTATGTACTGTTGTTTGAACTAAGGGCGTTAAGACTTACGATCTAATGgatgattaagatatttttgtgACATTATATGCATTTGGTTTTTGGTCGGTTTGTAGATGCAACTGCCCATCCAGATAGAAAATGTGATCGGTTGTCTACAAATGATAACTAAATACTGAATAAAAAGGTCTGGATGCGTTAGCTATCAAATTCCAATTTTGGATGATCTGTTTGGGAATCAGACACAACAACTGAAACTATATATCGAATGTGAAGGACGTAGTTATAATTAAATGGTTTGGTTGGAAGATATATTGGCCATATGGGCAAAAAATGTGAAGGAAATTGTTCTTAATATGATGGTTTAAAGCTCCATATGGATGCTGAGactgtttttggatttttcttaaTCTTTATAATGATTTTCCTGTTGACCCAGTAGCATATTCATACTCCTTGAGGCCTCATTAATCAAGTCAGATTAAGTTATCTTCTCCATTTTGCTTTTGTACGAGATTATCAAAACAAGACatgaatttcttatttttcctATGTAGAAGCCTGCTGAACCATCAAagatcttttttgttttctcgttCGGGTTTTGAACTAGTTGATAAACATTactcattttaatatatatttgaattttcctcTGTACAATTCCttctaattctattttagTGACATCAGTCTCTTTGCCCTATACGTTCGAAAGAATCTCATGATAGTTACGGTCTCGTATTTATGTAGTCCAATGATTTTTTTGTCATTCATAGTTACCATACCTCTTCTCACTATGATACCTGGTATATGGTTTTAATCTATACCCATGATGTGTTTTAGGGGATAAAGCTGGGTCAACCTACACAAAGTTGGCAGGTTGCCATCTGAAAGTAAGTACTTCAAGTATGTGATAGTGCCCACACCTCATGTCCTAACCTCCTCTggcatttttttcaaaaataattttctgtAGGTGGAAAGTAAGCACGAAGCTGCTCAAGCTTATGTTGATGCTGCCAATGCCTATAAGAAAACATCTATAAAGGGTAAGTCCAACACTGCCCTTCAAAAGGTTTATTAGTGGATTTCCTTTTAGTTTCCTTTCTCTGACAGAATATTCTTGTTCACAAATGATTCATTGTCttctaaaatttgtatttttcttactGATAATAATTCTCTTTGTTAGTCTAAGTTGCCAACTCAGTAGGATTCAGGAAAGAGCCTTCATGTTCTCCTCATATTTTCTATCTGCAATAATGTAAATCCGGATATATTACTGTTTCAGCTTAACTTGTTTAAATCATCTGTTATAATTCATCAGCATGTTGTTATATTGAACTTCTCTTTATCAAATTATGTATAGAAATCCGctgaagcttttttttttttttttttttttNttttttttttttttttttttttttttttttttttttttttttttttttttttttcgtactGTAGAGGCCATTTCATGCATGGAGCAAGCAGTAAATCTATTTTGTGATATTGGAAGGCTCAGTATGGCTGCAAGATATTTGAAGGTACATGCTTATTTAGTTTGGCAGGATTGTTTGGTAAAATTATTACTCAACAACGCCTTCGGCTTTCTTTGTAtagatttgttttcttttgcttctttttcttcattaactGTAATAGATTGTTCGAGTTGTAATTATCTTTAATGATGTAGGAAATTGCTGAACTATATGAGTCAGATCAGAACATTGAACTTGCTATTGGTTACTTTGAAAAAGCTGCTGACCTTTTCCAAAATGAGGAAGTAACAACATCTGCAAACCAGTGCAAGCAGAAAGTGGCTCAATTTGCTGCTCAATTAGAACAGTAAGCCTTTCTACTCATAGTATTGCTGTGCACCTCTCCTAGCACGAATATATTACTCATGAGTTGTAATTGATTGGCTAAGTTCTCAATAatgttttcatctttttgACAATAATATAAGTGGCCATGAATATATACGTGTTGATTGCACTCATGTTCAAGGAAAACTATATCCATAATATCCTTGGTGTTTTTCTCCATAATATCTGTATTTCAGTGGgaaatttatcttttatcaatttatcaaTGTAAGGTTTCATACTTTAGAACGAAGAActaaaaagttatatttttaGTACTCTCTCTTCACATTGCTAGAGAATGAATCATAGGGATTCATGTGTATTGTGGTCTTACTGGTGTAAATGTGATGTAGATTTTTGGCTTTAGATTTTTGGCTTTGGATGTTATCTAAATCATGAAACCCGCTCATCATCAAACTTAAGTGGCATGCATACTTATCCATATATGTTAACAAAACAACGAGAAAAGACATTGTCATTAAGAGCAAATAGGACATTGTAATTTTATCAATAGGAGACATTGTTGCCACTCCTTTGGTCTCCTTTTGTATTTGTACCTttcattttatcaatattttttttaataaaaaatattaatgtacCATATCAATGCCTATTTTTAGAAAGGACATTGTCAAATACCCTCTGTTCCTACCTCTTGTATTGAAGCCAGATGACAACAGAGTGTCTATTACTCAAGTAGTGCACACGAATAGTTGTCTGCGGTCATGATGTTGCTTCTATCTATTAGTCGGAGGGTAATAGAtaatcaattttgaattttctataGGTACGAAAAggcaattaaaatatatgaagagaTTGCACGACATTCACTCAAAAGTAACTTGCTAAAATATGGAGTCAAAGGACATCTTCTTAATGCCGGTTTATGTCAACTCTGCAAAGGTGATATTGTAGCCATCACCAAAGCATTGGATGAATATCAGGTTCAGTTTTCAGCCTTGAATCTTGATGATATACGTGTACTTTATTGCTATTGTCTTATTCAAATGTTCTGTATATTGTTTTACAGGATTTAGATCCAACTTTTTCGGGCACACGTGAATGTCGACTTTTAGCTGTAAGTTGTTTCAATCTTCAGttgatgtttttatttactacTTCATTCTTGTCTGTATGCACCATGATATACATGACAGAGAcagattaattattaattattacttaTCTCTTTTTCATTAGTTTGATTGCAAGTTCAGCTGCGTTAACGTTTCCACTTGGATTTTTATTCCATTCTTGCATTTGATGTGTGACTCTTCAGATTGCCAAGATTTTGCTTAG
This genomic window from Cucurbita pepo subsp. pepo cultivar mu-cu-16 chromosome LG01, ASM280686v2, whole genome shotgun sequence contains:
- the LOC111779447 gene encoding alpha-soluble NSF attachment protein 2-like, yielding MADQLAKGEEFEKKAVKKLNGWGLFGSKYEDAADLFDKAANSYKLAKSWDKAGSTYTKLAGCHLKVESKHEAAQAYVDAANAYKKTSIKEAISCMEQAVNLFCDIGRLSMAARYLKEIAELYESDQNIELAIGYFEKAADLFQNEEVTTSANQCKQKVAQFAAQLEQYEKAIKIYEEIARHSLKSNLLKYGVKGHLLNAGLCQLCKGDIVAITKALDEYQDLDPTFSGTRECRLLADIAGAIDEEDVTKFTDVVKEFDSMTPLDPWKTTLLLRVKEKLKAKELEEDDLT